In bacterium, the genomic window TTCTGTGAATATAGTCATTCAGGTTTTTGTGGAATCCAAGAATTATTGTGTAACATGCCAGTAACAGTTTTATTTCGGTATTTTCAAAGAAAACTTTTGCACGGGGAGCAAAAACGGGAATACTGTTAGTCCTCAATGCATCTATATAATGACCACTATGTTCAGACCTTATACTTTTAAGTAAGATTGCCACATCTGACCAGTCCTTAATAATTCTATTTTCTTTTAAGAACTTTAAAAGTTTTATAATCCTCTCTGCTTCGTCTTTTTTATTTTTACTCCATATAGAAAAGACGGCAGGATAATCAGGGAACCTTTCTTCAGGATTAGGGAGTATTTGTTTTTTAAATCTGAATCCCTGCCAATCAATCGAATTTATGAAGTTGTTATATCTATCTATAATTTCTTTATGCGACCTGTAGTTAATAGTGAGTTTTACGATTTTACAATCCTTAAAATTTTTGTGGAATTCAAGGATATTCCTTACTGTAGCACCTCTGAATCTGTATAATGATTGGTCTTCATCTCCTACCACACATATGTTATTTTCAGGATGGGCAAGTGTAAGTAGAATTCTTTCTTGTATAAAGTTTGTATCCTGATACTCATCAACCATAACATATTTAATTTTTTGTTTTATCTTAGGATATAAATCTTTATTTTGAAGTAAATCAAAGAAAATTCTCTGTAGATGAGAAAAATCAATTCTATTTTTTTCAAATAATTTCTCCTTATACCTATGGTAAGATTCTGCAATTAGTTTAAGAAAGTCATTGTTGGAGAGTTTCAGATTTTCAGGTTCAATCATTTCCTCTGTTATTTTGTTATAATACAAAACAATATTCTTTATCGCATCCCACTTTTTTTGCCATTTACCCAAAAATTTCCCATTTATTTCTGGAATTACCTCTTTGAAGTTTTCATAAATGAAAAACATCTGAGTTAGTTCATCAAGGACTACATATCCTTTTTTTAAAGGTGTGTGATTTAAAAATTTCATTATGAAATCATTGCAAATACTGTGGATTGTACCAACTTTAAGTTGATGAAGGTTATTTTTATAGCCAATTTTTATAGCCGATTGATTTAATCTGTCCCTTAATTCGAAGGATGCCTTTTCGGTAAATGTAGTTAACAAGATTTCATCCGGAGTTGCCTTGTTCGTCAGTAGTATGTAAAGTGTCCTTGCTACAATGGTTAGAGTTTTTCCAGTACCAGGTCCTGCTATTATTAAAAGAGGTCCTTCTGTCGTTGTAATTGCTTCTATCTGACTACTATTCAAAGTAGGAATTACATTTGTTATTTTTTCAATTATGTTCATAATAGTTTCTCTTTTTTGAAACTTAAATAGTTTGAAGATGTAATTATCAGGTGGTCAAAAAGAACTATTCCAACTGATTTTGTTGCAATATCAAGGATTTTAGTTAAATTTTTATCGTACTCTGAGGGAGTAAGTATTCCATTAGGGTGGTTATGGACTATTATAATACCATATGCTTTCTGTTTTATCCCTTCTTCTATAATTTTTCTTGGATATACTACTGTTTTACTAATGGTCCCAGAAAAATAAAATTCCTTTAAGGGAAAAGAGTTTTCGATTTTAATTTTCAGATTACTGTCAAGGTAAAGAACATGAAACTCTTCATCTAATCCATTTCCAAATTTTTCTATACAATAAAAGGCGATTTCTTCTAATGTTTGAGTAATTGGTATTTCCAGTGCTTTTTGTTTTCTATAGATTGAGTTAATTTCTTTTATTAATTTTAATAAGGTAGTAAAATTTTCTTTTATGTAAGGGATTTTATATAACTCTTCTTCAGATGCTTCAAAAATACCTTTGATTGAACTAAAACTTCCAAGAAGTTGTTTGGCAATAGGTTTTACATCTCTTTTAGGTAAAACATAGGTAAGTAATAACTCAACTATTTCATATTCTTGGAGGGATTGAGGTCCTATTTTATTAAATCTTTCCTTTAGTCTCTTTCTGTGTCCTAAATAATGTTTCTTTATATTGTTCATCTTTTAAAATTTTACAAAAAAAATAATCAATTTTCAAAATAAAATTTTTTCTAAAGACATTTTCAATTAAAATAACTGCTAGCCATTGAAAAACAAAGGTTTAACAGGGTACTAGTTTTTTAAAAATAGAATTTTTTAGAGTATGAAAGATAGTATCAAAGATAGTATAAATAGTATAAAAATAAATAGTGAACTTAAAGAAACATAGTTTATAAAGTTATAAATTAAATCAAGGTTGATTATCTTTAATCCCTTTTATAAATAGAAATATACCTGTTGCCAAAAGAGAAATTCTTTCCGGTAGTTTTATTTTATTATTGGAAAGTCCTTCTATAATGCTTACTATTCCTCCTGTAATAATAAATGTGTTTTTGATTTCTTCCCATTCCATTGGTTGTAGGTTAATCGTTGGATTGGTTTGAACTTGTTTTATTTCTACGGATTCCATTACTTCCGGTGGTATAACGGGTATAGATTTATTCTCTTTGAATACTTGATTGTCCTGTTTTTGTATATTGGTTTCTGTGTGTTTGATAGGTGCTTTCGCTTTTTTACTTCTATGGATTTCATTATGGCAGTTTGCACAGAGAGTTATTGTATAGTCAGGCCTATTTTCTTTATCGGGATGGTGTTCATGTAATACATTAGAATTTGTTTCACCGCAGTTTACACAGTATTTCCCAGTAAATCTTTGTAAAATATCTGAAATTGTATTAGGACTTGCCCCAGTTCTTCTCCTTATTTCTTCATAAGATTTACCTTCTTCTCTTAATTTTATTATTTTAATTCTTAATTTTTTGATTTCCTTTTTAGTCCTTCTCATTTTTAATACCTCCTTCTTTTAAATTTTGAGTTATATTTGATGAATAAGAAATCTCTGTTAAAATATCTTTAGCTTGTTTTATAATGATTTGTCCTTCTGGAGAGCGTAGAAAGTTGCAAAAATTGGTTAACCAGGCACCCATTTTATTTTTATTAGTTTAGGGGTATAATTTATATATGAGAAAATTAATAGTAGGTGGGATAATAGGGTGTATAATATTTTCTGTATATGGAGCGCAGGATTATTCTATTATTTTGAAGAAGAATATATTTGCTGAACCGCCTCCCAAACCACAGCCAGTTATAGAAAAAACACCCATTATTAAGCCAGCACCACCTCCTTCTTTGAGTTCACTTATTGACCTTTTAGGGATTGTTTATCTTTCTGAAGGTGGTTCTTTTGTAATATTAAAGGATAAAAAGATAAACGAAGAGATTTTTTTGAAAGAAGGAGAGGTTATTGAGAATGCGCAGGTTGTAAGGATTGAAGAGAATGCAGTTGTATTCCTGTACGATGGTAAGGAAGAAAAATTCTCTCTTAAACAGGAGGGTGGTGATGGTATGCTTCTCTCTATTACACCTGAAGTTTCTGTTAAGGTTGACGAAAACACAGAAAATAATTTGAAAAAAGATGATGATGGTACGGTAGCCCGAATTGTTAATCCATCAGAAACAACAGTGCCTGAATTTACTGAGCCGGTCTTTGTGGAACTTAAAACAGCACTTAATGAAATCAAAAATGATAAGGAACTTTTCAAGAAAGTAAATGTCACTCCAAAGTTAAATTCTGGTAAAATAGATGGTTTTGAAGTAAATAACCTGCCTCCAGATAGTTTACCCTATAAATATGGACTTCGTGATGGAGATATTGTCCGCAGGGTAAATGGGATTTTCATAGATAGTATTTCAAAAGGTTTTTCTGTTGCCAATCAGATAATAAAGGAAGGTACGGAGATTGTCACGGTTGAGGTTATAAGGAATAACAGTCCATTAGTGCTCACCTTCAGATTGAAGTGAATTTTCTCTTTTATTATGGAAAGTCAGATAGAAGCAAAATTCTGGGAGAAGAATAAGGATAATACTGTCAAATGTCTCCTATGTAATCATTTCTGTATAATATCCGAAGACAGGTATGGAAGATGTGGTGTGCGGGTTAATAGAGGAGGGAAACTTTTTACCCTCGTATATGGAAATATTATTGCAGAGCATACAGACCCTATAGAGAAAAAACCATTTTTTCACTTTCTTCCCGGGTCTCTTTCATATTCTATTGCTACTGCAGGTTGTAATTTCTCCTGCAGGTTCTGTCAGAATTATAGTATTTCAAGGGTAGATGAGAGAAGAGAGGTTTTATTACTCGGTAGACAATCATCTCCTGAGGAGATTGTCCATCTGGCACTTGAATCTGATTGTCTGTCTATTTCTTATACATATACAGAACCAACGATATTTTTTGAGTTTGCTTTT contains:
- a CDS encoding helix-turn-helix domain-containing protein gives rise to the protein MRRTKKEIKKLRIKIIKLREEGKSYEEIRRRTGASPNTISDILQRFTGKYCVNCGETNSNVLHEHHPDKENRPDYTITLCANCHNEIHRSKKAKAPIKHTETNIQKQDNQVFKENKSIPVIPPEVMESVEIKQVQTNPTINLQPMEWEEIKNTFIITGGIVSIIEGLSNNKIKLPERISLLATGIFLFIKGIKDNQP
- a CDS encoding ATP-dependent helicase yields the protein MNIIEKITNVIPTLNSSQIEAITTTEGPLLIIAGPGTGKTLTIVARTLYILLTNKATPDEILLTTFTEKASFELRDRLNQSAIKIGYKNNLHQLKVGTIHSICNDFIMKFLNHTPLKKGYVVLDELTQMFFIYENFKEVIPEINGKFLGKWQKKWDAIKNIVLYYNKITEEMIEPENLKLSNNDFLKLIAESYHRYKEKLFEKNRIDFSHLQRIFFDLLQNKDLYPKIKQKIKYVMVDEYQDTNFIQERILLTLAHPENNICVVGDEDQSLYRFRGATVRNILEFHKNFKDCKIVKLTINYRSHKEIIDRYNNFINSIDWQGFRFKKQILPNPEERFPDYPAVFSIWSKNKKDEAERIIKLLKFLKENRIIKDWSDVAILLKSIRSEHSGHYIDALRTNSIPVFAPRAKVFFENTEIKLLLACYTIILGFHKNLNDYIHR
- the radC gene encoding DNA repair protein RadC, producing the protein MNNIKKHYLGHRKRLKERFNKIGPQSLQEYEIVELLLTYVLPKRDVKPIAKQLLGSFSSIKGIFEASEEELYKIPYIKENFTTLLKLIKEINSIYRKQKALEIPITQTLEEIAFYCIEKFGNGLDEEFHVLYLDSNLKIKIENSFPLKEFYFSGTISKTVVYPRKIIEEGIKQKAYGIIIVHNHPNGILTPSEYDKNLTKILDIATKSVGIVLFDHLIITSSNYLSFKKEKLL